A window of Myxococcales bacterium contains these coding sequences:
- a CDS encoding TRC40/GET3/ArsA family transport-energizing ATPase: MRIILYTGKGGVGKTTVSAATALACARRGQRTIVLSTDAAHSLADLFNRPIGPEPIRVAKNLDVCEIEVHHELAKNWGTIRAYIKHFLASRGYGEVIADELSVLPGMEDLFSLLRLLELEESGGYDVAVIDCAPTGATLQLLGFADVFDWYMNRFFDIERKLVRVIRPMAERVIKAPLPGDEVFGQIEQLYQRMMAIKNLLTDPERASVRLVLNPEKMVIAESRRAFTCLCLYGYPVDAIVVNRLLPPEAGGYLDDWLKAQKEHLDFIRVAFGSLPQLQCRLFPREMVGLEAVKQVGAEIFAAHEPGAVLANHRPFDLEPENGFYKMRLHLPGVSKKEVELLVKENELIITAAGYRRHILLPRQLEGYLVAKARLDGDQFHVLFTKDSA; this comes from the coding sequence TTGCGCATTATCCTTTACACCGGCAAAGGCGGCGTCGGGAAAACCACGGTCAGCGCGGCGACAGCCCTGGCCTGCGCCCGGCGCGGGCAGCGGACGATCGTGCTGTCCACCGATGCCGCGCACAGCCTGGCCGACCTGTTCAACCGCCCGATCGGTCCCGAGCCGATCCGCGTCGCGAAAAATCTGGATGTCTGCGAAATCGAGGTGCACCACGAACTGGCCAAGAACTGGGGCACGATCCGCGCCTACATCAAACACTTCCTGGCCAGCCGCGGTTACGGCGAGGTCATCGCCGACGAGCTTTCCGTCCTGCCCGGCATGGAAGACCTGTTTTCGTTGCTGCGCCTGCTGGAACTGGAGGAAAGCGGCGGGTACGACGTCGCGGTGATCGACTGCGCGCCCACCGGCGCGACCTTGCAGCTCCTGGGGTTCGCCGACGTTTTCGATTGGTACATGAATCGCTTCTTCGACATCGAGCGCAAGCTGGTGCGGGTCATCCGGCCGATGGCCGAGCGGGTCATCAAGGCGCCGCTGCCCGGCGACGAGGTGTTCGGGCAGATCGAACAGTTGTACCAGCGTATGATGGCCATCAAGAACCTGCTGACCGATCCGGAGCGCGCCAGCGTGCGGCTCGTCCTCAATCCCGAAAAAATGGTGATCGCCGAAAGCCGGCGCGCCTTCACCTGCCTGTGCCTGTACGGCTATCCGGTCGACGCGATCGTGGTCAATCGGCTGCTGCCGCCCGAGGCCGGGGGTTACCTGGACGACTGGTTGAAGGCGCAGAAGGAGCACCTGGATTTCATTCGCGTGGCCTTCGGCTCGCTGCCGCAATTGCAGTGCCGTTTGTTTCCGCGCGAGATGGTCGGCCTGGAGGCGGTCAAACAGGTGGGCGCCGAGATTTTCGCCGCGCACGAGCCCGGCGCGGTACTCGCCAACCACCGGCCGTTCGATCTCGAACCCGAGAACGGGTTCTACAAGATGCGGCTGCACCTGCCCGGCGTTTCGAAAAAAGAAGTCGAACTGCTGGTCAAGGAAAACGAACTGATCATCACCGCGGCCGGCTACCGGCGCCACATCCTGCTGCCGCGCCAACTGGAAGGATATCTGGTCGCCAAGGCGCGCCTGGACGGCGATCAGTTCCACGTTTTATTTACGAAGGATTCCGCGTGA
- a CDS encoding DUF1565 domain-containing protein — protein MRKYWLIVMLAVVLGSNPLFIACSDDDDDNNNLTGDDDHTVTDDDLADDEAADDDVIDDDQADDDDLADDDTGGEEEDFYAPPPTNDLGIFVSTTIGNDANPGTMAAPVKTIAKGVQLAEAANKAVFVAEGVYPEGFSSNVSLFGGYRPSDWQRDPEAYLTSIQSPDGTQVNLTGGSAQVPQILEGFSIAGGDAVAIGYYAYDESFAVEVSGEEAIIAHNRITGGQAIASGFIAKAKTAGIRVYFAGSTLIRDNVVTANQAFIITASEAYSYGILVYTESSVETRIEENHIGTMPTPGPHLFQGPANGVEIRGGMALLVGNEIEIGPSAAENSIPLVVDDSGSVTAVNNLLVIKPNRNTAEAVVWAAGPATLINNTLINQTADIPWGIGIFSEVVLINNIFSLGPSNEAAMLFINDQGQHLISLIHNDLFCNADTLNLIDAWFWTIDDLDELNQCLWEGCREAAGNLIVNPGFISSADAHLAPTSPCIDAGVDPSPWYAGPEIHFDFDGEARPQGAGWDIGFDEFVE, from the coding sequence ATGAGGAAATATTGGTTGATCGTGATGCTTGCGGTGGTTCTGGGTTCAAATCCTTTGTTTATCGCCTGTTCCGATGATGATGATGACAATAACAACCTCACCGGCGACGATGATCACACCGTAACAGATGACGATCTGGCTGACGACGAGGCGGCGGATGATGACGTCATCGACGACGATCAGGCGGACGACGACGACCTCGCCGATGACGATACCGGCGGCGAGGAAGAGGATTTTTATGCCCCGCCACCGACGAATGACCTCGGCATTTTTGTGTCGACGACCATCGGCAATGATGCCAATCCCGGCACGATGGCGGCGCCAGTAAAAACCATTGCCAAGGGCGTTCAATTGGCGGAAGCGGCAAACAAGGCGGTATTCGTCGCGGAAGGCGTTTATCCGGAAGGTTTCAGCAGCAACGTCTCGCTGTTTGGCGGTTACCGGCCGTCCGACTGGCAACGAGATCCGGAGGCGTATCTTACCTCCATCCAGTCGCCGGACGGGACGCAGGTGAATCTGACCGGCGGGTCGGCCCAGGTTCCGCAAATTCTGGAAGGGTTTTCTATTGCCGGGGGCGATGCGGTCGCCATTGGCTATTATGCCTATGACGAATCATTTGCCGTCGAGGTGAGTGGCGAAGAGGCCATCATTGCACACAATCGCATTACCGGCGGTCAGGCGATTGCCTCCGGTTTCATTGCCAAAGCGAAGACGGCCGGGATCCGTGTTTACTTTGCCGGAAGCACCTTGATCCGGGACAATGTGGTGACCGCCAATCAGGCGTTTATCATCACCGCCTCGGAAGCGTATTCCTATGGTATTTTGGTTTACACCGAATCGAGCGTTGAAACCCGAATCGAGGAAAATCACATTGGCACCATGCCGACTCCCGGTCCCCACCTGTTCCAGGGCCCCGCGAATGGCGTAGAGATTCGCGGCGGCATGGCTCTACTGGTCGGCAACGAGATCGAAATCGGGCCATCGGCCGCGGAGAACAGTATCCCCTTGGTGGTCGATGACTCGGGTTCGGTCACGGCCGTCAACAATTTGCTGGTCATCAAACCGAATCGGAATACCGCCGAGGCGGTAGTCTGGGCGGCGGGACCCGCCACGCTGATCAACAACACGCTGATCAATCAAACCGCCGATATCCCTTGGGGGATAGGCATCTTCTCCGAGGTCGTCCTGATCAACAACATCTTCAGCCTTGGCCCGAGTAACGAAGCGGCGATGTTGTTTATCAACGATCAAGGTCAGCACTTGATTTCCCTGATCCACAACGATCTTTTCTGCAATGCCGATACTTTAAATCTGATTGATGCCTGGTTTTGGACGATCGATGATCTCGATGAATTGAATCAATGTCTTTGGGAAGGCTGCCGGGAAGCCGCGGGCAATCTGATCGTCAATCCGGGTTTCATTTCATCCGCCGACGCGCATCTGGCGCCGACCAGCCCGTGCATCGATGCGGGCGTCGATCCGTCACCCTGGTACGCCGGGCCGGAAATCCATTTTGATTTCGACGGCGAGGCGCGCCCGCAGGGCGCCGGGTGGGATATCGGTTTCGACGAGTTTGTCGAATGA
- the tsaD gene encoding tRNA (adenosine(37)-N6)-threonylcarbamoyltransferase complex transferase subunit TsaD, giving the protein MIVLGIESSCDDTSAAVVADGRVVRSCVVSSQNSFHERFGGVVPEIASRAHLEVIDAVCADALERAGLSVRELDAVAVTNGPGLLGSILVGLGFAKGLAYAAGLPFLGVNHLEGHIAAAFLDAPPPEFPLVALVVSGGHTHIYEMSGFFALRLLGQTVDDAAGEAFDKVAKLLGLGYPGGVVIDRLAQTGDPRAYDLPRPMLHSGDSMMSFSGLKTAIRRVVEEAGGPDKISVPDLTASFQDAVVDVLLHKTFAAMEAAGHRRLVICGGVSANSRLRARAAAECGARGYELTVPVLAYCTDNAAMIAAAGYYRLAAGERSTLALNSFANLAEAGR; this is encoded by the coding sequence ATGATCGTACTGGGCATCGAAAGCAGTTGTGACGACACTTCCGCCGCGGTGGTGGCGGACGGGCGCGTGGTGCGTTCGTGCGTCGTCAGCAGTCAGAATTCGTTTCATGAACGCTTCGGCGGCGTCGTGCCGGAGATCGCCAGCCGCGCGCATTTGGAGGTGATCGACGCCGTCTGCGCCGACGCCCTCGAACGCGCCGGCTTGTCGGTGCGCGAACTCGACGCCGTCGCGGTCACCAACGGTCCTGGGTTGCTCGGTTCGATTCTGGTGGGCCTGGGTTTCGCCAAGGGGCTGGCCTACGCCGCCGGGTTGCCGTTTTTGGGCGTCAACCACCTCGAAGGGCACATCGCGGCCGCGTTTCTTGACGCCCCGCCGCCGGAATTTCCGCTGGTGGCGCTGGTCGTGTCCGGCGGGCACACCCACATTTACGAGATGAGCGGCTTCTTCGCGCTGCGGCTGCTCGGCCAGACGGTCGACGACGCGGCGGGCGAGGCGTTCGACAAAGTGGCCAAGCTGCTCGGCCTGGGCTACCCGGGCGGTGTGGTGATCGACCGTTTGGCACAAACGGGCGACCCGCGGGCTTACGACCTGCCGCGGCCGATGCTCCATTCCGGCGATTCGATGATGAGCTTCAGCGGGCTGAAGACGGCGATCCGTCGCGTGGTCGAAGAAGCGGGCGGTCCCGACAAGATTTCCGTTCCCGATCTGACCGCTTCGTTCCAGGACGCGGTGGTCGATGTGTTGCTGCACAAGACCTTCGCGGCGATGGAAGCGGCCGGGCACCGGCGCCTGGTCATCTGCGGCGGGGTTTCGGCCAACAGCCGGCTGCGGGCCCGCGCGGCGGCGGAATGCGGAGCGCGCGGCTACGAACTGACCGTGCCCGTGCTGGCCTATTGCACCGACAACGCCGCGATGATCGCCGCCGCGGGCTACTACCGCCTCGCGGCGGGCGAGCGCTCCACCCTCGCCCTCAACAGTTTCGCCAACCTCGCCGAGGCCGGCCGATGA
- a CDS encoding DUF2062 domain-containing protein yields MKWLRAKWKIFYDRFISLQGTPESIARSFSVGFWIAWFPLIGTHSVMSFLGGLLFRGNLPAIYLGSWLCNPVTIPPMLLVEYKLGEWLLGGEISAVEFHHLTFHSMLALGWEILLPMLLGGAILGTLTALAGYYPVKRAVIRVRERRAAAHAEDER; encoded by the coding sequence ATGAAGTGGCTACGGGCGAAGTGGAAAATTTTCTACGACCGCTTCATCAGCCTGCAGGGCACACCGGAGTCGATCGCGCGCTCGTTCAGCGTCGGTTTCTGGATCGCCTGGTTTCCGCTGATCGGCACGCACAGCGTGATGTCGTTCCTCGGCGGGCTGCTTTTCCGCGGCAACCTGCCGGCGATCTACCTCGGCTCCTGGTTGTGCAATCCGGTCACGATCCCGCCGATGCTGCTGGTCGAATACAAATTGGGCGAGTGGCTGCTGGGCGGCGAAATCAGCGCGGTCGAATTTCATCACCTCACGTTTCACTCGATGCTGGCCCTGGGCTGGGAAATCCTGCTGCCCATGCTGCTGGGCGGCGCCATTCTCGGCACCCTCACCGCGCTGGCCGGCTATTACCCGGTGAAACGCGCGGTGATCCGGGTGCGCGAACGCCGCGCCGCGGCCCACGCCGAGGACGAGCGATGA
- the rsmA gene encoding ribosomal RNA small subunit methyltransferase A — translation MIDSPLAKQSLGQNFLADPNLARKLVEALDPQPGETVLEIGPGTGSLTAPLLESADRLIAVEIDDRLVDYLRERFGDRLDVRHLDILQLDLTALARETGPLAVLGNLPYYASSPILFHLLAHRRALSRAVVTLQTELAARCHAKPGTKDYGSLTIHLALYAAPQKLFNLPAHVFRPRPKVTSTALRFDFRRPAPVVPRSDLSLERVVRGAFGQRRKTLHNSLSAAFGRPLADELLARAAIDGRLRAEALAPADFVRLADALEE, via the coding sequence ATGATCGATTCGCCGCTCGCCAAGCAAAGCCTGGGACAGAATTTCCTGGCCGATCCCAACCTGGCGCGCAAGCTGGTCGAGGCGCTCGATCCGCAACCCGGCGAGACCGTGCTGGAAATCGGCCCGGGCACCGGCTCACTCACCGCGCCGCTGCTCGAAAGCGCCGATCGCCTGATCGCCGTCGAGATCGACGACCGCCTGGTGGATTACCTGCGCGAACGTTTCGGCGACCGGCTGGACGTGCGGCACCTCGATATCCTGCAACTCGACCTGACCGCGCTGGCCCGCGAAACCGGCCCGCTGGCCGTGCTGGGCAATCTGCCCTATTACGCCTCGAGCCCGATCCTGTTCCATCTGCTGGCGCATCGCCGCGCCCTCTCGCGCGCGGTGGTCACCCTGCAAACCGAACTGGCGGCGCGTTGCCATGCCAAACCGGGCACCAAGGATTACGGCAGCCTGACGATCCACCTGGCGCTGTACGCCGCCCCGCAGAAGCTGTTCAACCTGCCGGCCCACGTGTTCCGGCCGCGGCCGAAGGTGACCTCGACGGCGTTGCGGTTCGACTTCCGCCGCCCGGCGCCCGTCGTGCCGCGCAGCGATCTGAGCCTGGAGCGCGTCGTCCGCGGCGCCTTCGGCCAACGCCGTAAAACCTTGCACAATTCCCTGAGCGCCGCCTTCGGACGGCCGCTCGCCGACGAACTCCTCGCCCGCGCCGCCATCGACGGCCGCCTTCGCGCCGAGGCGCTGGCCCCGGCCGATTTCGTCCGGCTGGCCGACGCGCTGGAGGAATAA
- the gspN gene encoding type II secretion system protein GspN: MRKLFSRLKALNWRQVFLYGGLFSVLFVFFLYLTFPFEVVRDLIVEKFESQGKFEVAIQDISPFRLSGVEIKGLKVTDPEKAGKVYFNLDDVRVRVRPTQLLLGRLWLDFDLYAYGGGMAGSFCSHSGTVDLAANFINLTLSKYNLRDLVSQYGQFDIDGVLNGDFNIHFNRTARQGNSGAVNLSYDKLRLVNVTLIGKTIPNLTFEPGKISLELKHRNFKINDFNLKGNNLELSAGGQIFINDTNPTKSSLSLNLKMKPSAEVEDAMGLLAYGLGEPDDSGYYQVRLNGPLDKLRTGH, encoded by the coding sequence ATGCGCAAGCTGTTCAGCCGGCTCAAGGCACTGAATTGGCGCCAGGTTTTTCTTTATGGCGGTCTGTTCAGCGTGCTTTTCGTTTTCTTCCTGTACCTGACGTTTCCATTTGAAGTCGTGCGCGATCTCATCGTCGAAAAATTCGAAAGCCAGGGCAAATTCGAGGTCGCCATTCAGGATATCAGCCCGTTCCGGTTGTCGGGCGTCGAAATCAAAGGGCTCAAGGTCACCGATCCGGAAAAGGCCGGCAAGGTTTATTTCAATCTGGACGACGTCCGGGTGCGCGTTCGCCCGACTCAATTATTGCTGGGCCGCCTCTGGCTGGATTTCGATCTCTATGCCTACGGCGGCGGCATGGCGGGTTCGTTCTGCAGCCACAGCGGGACCGTCGACCTGGCGGCGAATTTCATCAATCTGACTCTGAGCAAGTACAACCTGCGCGATCTGGTCAGCCAATACGGCCAGTTCGACATCGACGGCGTGCTCAACGGGGATTTCAACATCCATTTCAATCGCACGGCGCGACAGGGCAACAGCGGCGCGGTCAACCTCAGTTACGACAAGCTGCGTCTGGTCAACGTCACGCTCATCGGCAAGACCATTCCGAACCTGACCTTCGAACCGGGCAAGATTTCGCTCGAATTGAAGCACCGCAATTTCAAGATCAACGACTTCAATCTGAAGGGCAACAACCTGGAACTCAGCGCCGGCGGCCAGATTTTCATCAACGACACCAACCCGACCAAGAGCAGCCTGTCGCTCAACCTGAAAATGAAGCCGTCGGCGGAAGTCGAGGACGCCATGGGCCTGCTGGCCTACGGACTCGGCGAACCGGACGACAGCGGCTATTATCAGGTCCGGCTGAACGGCCCGCTGGACAAGCTGCGCACCGGTCACTGA
- a CDS encoding glycosyltransferase family 4 protein, producing the protein MNGKKYSIVHVINSAQIGGGMKHVYALCRHLPRDRFDLCLIADQGRFLVDELRELDVPVHFVPLMKHRFNPSAVWQIARLVHRAKADLLHLHGTRAGFYGALAKPLARVRRSVYTVHGFSFHKDIGPTGRMFYLAVERLCARAHSRLISVSGTDRDEAIRLGICPPQQIQTIYNGIDFTVFDPGAVNGYLRRTFGIEAQTPLIGTAARLVPQKGVEYFLEMARLIAGRRGDARFVVIGEGAQEAPLRQRARRLGLEDRVLFIGPQHRMPEVYAGLDIFVLSSLWEGHPLSLIESLAMEKPSVASLTSGSPEIIDDGQTGFLVSPKDPVALADKVLWLLDHPERGRQMAREGRRRSLTRFDESAMTAQTRRIYDDLLATR; encoded by the coding sequence ATGAACGGCAAGAAATATTCCATCGTTCACGTCATCAATTCAGCCCAAATCGGGGGTGGAATGAAGCACGTGTACGCCCTCTGCCGCCATCTGCCGCGCGACCGCTTCGACCTGTGCCTCATCGCCGATCAGGGCCGTTTTCTGGTGGACGAACTGCGCGAACTGGACGTGCCGGTGCACTTCGTCCCGCTGATGAAACACCGCTTCAATCCGTCCGCCGTGTGGCAAATCGCCCGGCTCGTCCACCGCGCCAAGGCCGACCTGTTGCATCTGCACGGCACCCGCGCGGGCTTTTACGGCGCGTTGGCCAAACCGCTGGCCCGGGTCCGCCGTTCGGTCTACACCGTGCACGGTTTTTCGTTTCACAAGGACATCGGGCCGACGGGGCGGATGTTCTACCTGGCCGTCGAGCGGCTTTGCGCCCGGGCGCATTCGCGGCTCATCTCGGTTTCGGGCACTGACCGCGACGAGGCCATCCGGCTCGGCATCTGCCCGCCGCAACAAATCCAGACGATCTACAACGGCATCGATTTCACGGTTTTCGATCCCGGGGCGGTCAACGGCTATTTGCGGCGGACGTTTGGGATCGAGGCGCAGACGCCGCTCATCGGGACCGCCGCGCGCCTCGTGCCGCAAAAGGGCGTGGAATACTTCCTGGAGATGGCGCGCTTGATCGCCGGCCGGCGCGGGGACGCGCGGTTCGTGGTGATCGGCGAAGGGGCGCAGGAAGCGCCGCTCCGGCAGCGCGCCCGGCGGCTGGGCCTGGAGGATCGCGTCCTGTTCATCGGCCCGCAACATCGGATGCCGGAAGTCTACGCGGGGCTCGACATCTTCGTGCTCAGCAGCCTCTGGGAAGGGCATCCGCTGAGCCTGATCGAATCCCTGGCGATGGAAAAGCCGTCGGTCGCCTCGCTGACCAGCGGTTCGCCGGAGATCATCGACGACGGCCAGACCGGTTTTCTGGTTTCGCCCAAGGATCCCGTCGCGCTGGCGGACAAGGTGCTCTGGCTGCTGGATCACCCCGAACGGGGTCGGCAAATGGCGCGGGAAGGCCGGCGGCGGAGCCTGACCCGCTTTGACGAAAGCGCCATGACGGCCCAGACTCGGCGCATCTACGACGATTTGTTGGCCACCCGGTAA
- a CDS encoding glycosyltransferase family 2 protein, translating to MDCSIIVPCFNEEQALPLLVRRIADLREHWDWSSELVLVDDGSRDDTWLTIQRLRETHPFIVPVRHAGNRGIVAGWRSALAAASGRHVALLDADLQYRPEDLPALREKLRESMADVVQGARVSEPNRTPLRRLMTAGLSLLLNLLFGMHLKDNKSGFLLCRREVLADVLETRFRYRNFTHFIAVAIHARGYRIAQVPVVFDPRAAGESFIKNPWRFALRSLLDFPPALWEFRLAPRGRKD from the coding sequence GTGGATTGTTCGATCATCGTCCCTTGCTTCAACGAGGAACAGGCGCTGCCGCTGCTGGTGCGGCGGATCGCCGATCTGCGCGAACATTGGGACTGGTCGAGCGAACTGGTGCTCGTCGACGACGGCAGCCGCGACGACACCTGGCTGACGATCCAGCGCCTGCGCGAAACGCACCCGTTCATCGTGCCGGTGCGCCACGCGGGCAACCGGGGCATCGTCGCCGGGTGGCGTTCCGCCCTCGCCGCCGCGTCCGGCCGCCACGTCGCGCTGCTCGACGCCGATCTGCAGTACCGGCCCGAGGATCTACCCGCGCTGCGGGAGAAGCTGCGGGAATCGATGGCCGACGTGGTCCAGGGCGCCCGGGTCAGCGAACCCAACCGCACGCCGCTGCGCCGGCTGATGACGGCCGGCCTGTCGCTGCTGCTCAACCTGCTGTTCGGCATGCATTTGAAAGACAACAAGAGCGGTTTTCTGCTCTGCCGCCGCGAGGTGCTGGCGGACGTGCTGGAGACGCGCTTCCGTTATCGGAACTTCACACATTTCATCGCCGTCGCCATCCACGCCCGCGGGTACCGCATCGCGCAGGTGCCCGTGGTGTTCGATCCGCGGGCGGCCGGCGAATCGTTCATTAAAAATCCCTGGCGTTTCGCCTTGCGTTCGTTGTTGGATTTTCCGCCCGCGTTGTGGGAATTCCGGCTGGCGCCCCGCGGGAGGAAAGACTGA
- the asnB gene encoding asparagine synthase (glutamine-hydrolyzing), protein MCGIAAIWGKGEIEPMTRILTHRGPDEEGFFRDGPVQLGSRRLKVIDLFTGRQPIRSEDGTCAIVYNGEIFNYRALRAELEPDYRFATQSDTEVILHAYRQWGRDCLSRFNGQFAFAIYDGARIFAARDRLGEKPLYWARNADGFYLASEIKALLTQVRSAPRIDESFWAFDAALAPDTMFDGIYELPPAHLLIYDGQNVRIERYWEIPKPDPDAPVDEDELVEELQALITDAVRLRMAADVPIGLFLSGGLDSSLMASLARPNETFICRFPLGPAFDEFAYAEMMAGRIGARVHVVTPTAADLQRDLETIVWHLDQPIATASTISEFSLARRAKEYVTVVLGGQGADEIFGGYVRYLLMDLEREVGECPELANYHSLARFFWRPDLFADPAARYYHLIHRAEVADPLRQIDRIRAYFQAGRSLIDCLGLADIHLSLPSLITMNDRAAAAYGLENRCPFLDHRLVEFAFRLPPHLKVARLGAKIILRRAAHGRIPAAIIDRKDKKGLVVPIQQWLDGPLAGWAKELEQSLAARGLPLPPSAGRGEFDRGRYSRICLELWFRRFFPGWHA, encoded by the coding sequence ATGTGCGGTATTGCGGCCATTTGGGGCAAAGGCGAAATCGAGCCCATGACGCGTATCCTGACGCATCGCGGGCCCGATGAAGAAGGCTTTTTCCGGGACGGCCCGGTCCAACTGGGCAGCCGGCGCCTCAAGGTGATCGACCTGTTCACCGGTCGCCAGCCGATCCGCAGCGAGGACGGGACCTGCGCGATCGTCTACAACGGCGAGATTTTCAATTACCGCGCCCTGCGGGCCGAGTTGGAACCGGATTACCGCTTCGCGACCCAGAGCGACACCGAGGTGATTCTGCACGCCTACCGCCAATGGGGCCGCGATTGCCTGTCGCGCTTCAACGGTCAGTTCGCCTTCGCCATCTACGACGGCGCCCGGATTTTCGCCGCCCGCGACCGCCTCGGCGAAAAGCCGCTGTACTGGGCCCGCAACGCCGACGGCTTTTACCTCGCCAGCGAGATCAAGGCCCTGCTCACCCAGGTGCGAAGCGCGCCGCGGATCGACGAATCGTTCTGGGCCTTCGACGCGGCGCTCGCCCCGGACACGATGTTCGACGGCATTTACGAACTGCCGCCGGCGCATTTGCTGATCTACGACGGCCAGAACGTGCGGATCGAACGCTATTGGGAAATTCCGAAACCGGACCCCGACGCGCCGGTCGACGAGGACGAACTGGTCGAGGAACTGCAGGCGCTGATCACCGACGCCGTGCGCCTGCGCATGGCGGCCGACGTGCCGATCGGCCTGTTCCTCTCCGGCGGCCTCGATTCCAGCCTGATGGCTTCCCTGGCCCGGCCGAACGAAACCTTCATCTGCCGGTTCCCGCTGGGGCCGGCGTTCGACGAATTCGCCTACGCCGAAATGATGGCGGGACGGATCGGCGCGCGCGTGCACGTCGTGACGCCGACGGCCGCCGATCTGCAACGCGACCTCGAAACGATCGTCTGGCACCTCGACCAGCCGATCGCCACCGCCTCGACGATCAGCGAATTCAGCCTGGCCCGGCGCGCCAAGGAATACGTCACGGTCGTGCTCGGCGGCCAGGGCGCCGACGAAATCTTCGGCGGCTACGTGCGCTACCTGCTGATGGACCTCGAGCGCGAAGTGGGCGAATGTCCCGAACTGGCCAACTATCATTCACTCGCCCGCTTCTTCTGGCGCCCCGATCTCTTCGCCGATCCGGCCGCCCGCTATTATCACCTGATCCATCGCGCCGAGGTCGCGGACCCGCTACGGCAGATCGACCGGATTCGCGCCTATTTCCAGGCCGGGCGCAGCCTGATCGATTGCCTGGGCCTCGCCGATATCCATTTGTCGCTGCCCAGCCTGATCACCATGAACGACCGGGCCGCCGCCGCTTACGGCCTGGAAAATCGTTGCCCCTTCCTCGACCATCGCCTCGTCGAATTCGCTTTTCGCCTGCCGCCGCATTTGAAGGTGGCGCGTCTCGGCGCCAAAATCATTCTGCGCCGGGCGGCGCACGGCCGGATCCCGGCCGCGATCATCGACCGCAAGGACAAGAAGGGCCTCGTCGTGCCGATCCAGCAATGGCTCGACGGACCGCTCGCCGGGTGGGCGAAGGAATTGGAGCAATCGCTGGCCGCCCGCGGCCTGCCGCTGCCGCCGTCCGCCGGCCGGGGCGAGTTCGATCGCGGCCGCTACTCCCGGATCTGCCTGGAGTTGTGGTTCCGGCGTTTCTTCCCCGGTTGGCATGCCTAG
- a CDS encoding glycosyltransferase, with amino-acid sequence MPSVTAIVATRDRPEMAAEAVRSILAQTRPPEEIIVADDGDGRTAAALAARYGVQTTQSWKRGPAAARNAAASLAGGDWLAFCDDDDTWLPTRLEKQLAVADADTVLVFADADRSDGRRESAGRKPAAGSVFRRLLLDNWIPTSTVLLRRDAFERAGGFHPRFSPAEDYDLWLRVSRLGQVRFFAEPLATYRIHAGQLQNQQLEMIGATVATVENAWREGRREYHRPAGLSGRLRRLHFLHGRLLAHHGFPAAARRAYLRAWRYAWFYPPAPLFWLLSFIGI; translated from the coding sequence ATGCCTAGCGTCACCGCCATCGTCGCGACGCGCGACCGCCCGGAGATGGCGGCCGAAGCGGTGCGATCGATCCTGGCCCAAACCCGCCCGCCCGAGGAGATCATCGTCGCCGACGACGGCGACGGCCGGACGGCGGCTGCCCTGGCCGCGCGCTACGGCGTGCAGACCACCCAAAGCTGGAAGCGCGGGCCGGCGGCGGCGCGCAACGCGGCGGCATCGCTGGCCGGCGGCGACTGGCTGGCCTTCTGCGACGACGACGACACCTGGCTGCCGACGCGGCTCGAAAAACAACTCGCGGTGGCGGACGCGGACACCGTGCTGGTTTTCGCCGACGCCGACCGCAGCGACGGCCGTCGGGAGTCGGCGGGGCGGAAACCCGCGGCCGGGTCGGTTTTTCGCCGGCTGCTGCTCGACAACTGGATTCCGACCAGCACCGTGTTGTTGCGCCGTGACGCGTTCGAACGCGCCGGCGGCTTTCATCCGCGTTTTTCTCCGGCCGAGGACTACGATCTCTGGTTGCGCGTCAGCCGGCTGGGCCAGGTTCGGTTTTTCGCCGAACCGCTGGCGACCTATCGCATTCATGCGGGGCAACTGCAGAACCAGCAGCTCGAGATGATCGGCGCTACCGTCGCCACGGTGGAAAACGCCTGGCGGGAAGGACGGCGCGAATACCACCGCCCGGCCGGGCTGTCCGGCCGCTTGCGGCGCCTGCATTTTCTGCACGGCCGCCTGCTGGCTCATCACGGCTTCCCGGCGGCGGCGCGCCGGGCCTATTTGCGCGCCTGGCGTTACGCCTGGTTCTATCCGCCGGCGCCGCTGTTCTGGCTCTTGAGTTTTATCGGAATTTAG